From Sceloporus undulatus isolate JIND9_A2432 ecotype Alabama chromosome 6, SceUnd_v1.1, whole genome shotgun sequence, one genomic window encodes:
- the PPP1R35 gene encoding protein phosphatase 1 regulatory subunit 35: MMAGTSNLPYGEDRDSLPCAAPTPLPPPPSQGLTPDPEVVLTPEHHAAQRVSSGILRLHREGKLPRRQVHFSLECISDNSGAISLEPPEKTVEPPEVPRIRLERELSRVSTEDTTLPPPSPLAAPVPHSTLALGAEVQAAREKGFNARQAAEELVQRSFVTRCALEARVGEGMNIPRDQRLYQGLVSLQVPKEELVNSAVQEKLALVRHRPEGRQEPPCLGPDLLAFYNPKELFTETPFLEVEGLPPLKLQPRPRDPATTFFMYRKLHQWDS; the protein is encoded by the exons ATGATGGCTGGGACCTCCAACCTTCCCTACGGCGAGGACCGCGACAGCCTGCCTTGCGCTGCCCCCACGCCGCTCCCGCCCCCACCCTCCCAGGGCCTGACCCCTGACCCTGAAGTGGTGCTGACTCCAGAGCACCATGCGGCCCAAAGAGTGAGCAGCGGGATTCTCCGCTTACACCGGGAAGGAAAACTCCCACGCAGACAG GTGCATTTCAGTCTGGAGTGTATCTCTGACAATTCTGGGGCGATCAGCCTAGAGCCCCCCGAGAAAACCGTGGAGCCCCCTGAAGTCCCCAGAATCAGGCTGGAGAGAGAACTCAGCCGAGTTTCCACAGAGGACACAACGCTGCCTCCTCCCAGTCCGTTGGCTGCGCCAGTTCCCCACAGCACCCTCGCACTCGGGGCAGAGGTGCAGGCAGCACGAGAGAAGGGCTTCAACGCCCGACAGGCGGCAGAGGAACTGGTGCAGCGCTCATTTGTCACCCGGTGCGCTCTGGAGGCTCGGGTGGGAGAAG GTATGAACATCCCCCGGGACCAGCGGCTCTATCAGGGGCTGGTCAGCCTCCAGGTGCCCAAAGAGGAATTGGTAAACTCCGCTGTCCAGGAGAAACTGGCCCTGGTCCGGCACCGTCCTGAAGGCAGGCAG GAGCCTCCCTGCCTGGGCCCCGACTTGCTGGCTTTCTATAACCCCAAGGAACTGTTCACCGAGACCCCCTTCTTGGAGGTCGAGGGGCTGCCGCCCTTGAAGCTCCAGCCTCGGCCAAGGGACCCGGCCACGACGTTCTTCATGTACCGGAAGTTGCACCAATGGGATAGCTAA
- the MEPCE gene encoding LOW QUALITY PROTEIN: 7SK snRNA methylphosphate capping enzyme (The sequence of the model RefSeq protein was modified relative to this genomic sequence to represent the inferred CDS: inserted 2 bases in 1 codon) gives MIEMATDKETFRVPAPPPPLPKPPNKGRGGAGEVPLGGQGSERGDGGGGGSQGPGEAAQAGGQEEQGLGAATPINAPSNRDPYPPRRGGPLPKESAEEGDGVPELQRPRNGFQAPHQRPPGGGGGKRRNSCNTSGGGFKHLAFKRRRRINSECDPVLPSEFLLGGNIFDPLNLNSLLDEEVNQALNAETPKSSPLPAKGRDPVEILIPKDITDPLSLNNAQEDPXPILASPIKSGRKRHRHRGAQRGASVDGGGGAKPTVATSASSTAAAAAPSCKSCQKPCNGATPQPYELNTAINCRDEVVSPLLPAGQKELQPSHPQASGGCATPSCASVASSTASTGSRHHRKRRRTCSKSEGAGARHPGATSTVSDQPCRSSPERGRSVPRCRHSQATSSSHQQPRRQPQHKFQYGNYCKYYGYRNPDCEDIRLRVMKPEWFQGKEVLDVGCNVGHLTLSVAKKWGPSRMVGMDIDGTLIHSARQNIRHYLSEEMHLQKQKSKDEGAASAARKTFPASLMASRGPIAAPRVPQEGADATVFPNNVIFVQGNYVLERDELLEAQKSEYDVILCLSLTKWVHLNWGDEGLKRLFKRIYRHLRPGGILILEPQAWSSYKKRKNLTETISRHFNRIKLKPDQFPSYLTSPEVGFSSYELVAMPRNTAKGFQRPIYLFHKTHPGGH, from the exons ATGATCGAGATGGCAACCGACAAGGAGACCTTCCGAGTCCCAGCCCCACCACCTCCGCTCCCGAAGCCCCCAAACAAAGGGCGTGGTGGGGCAGGGGAGGTCCCTCTTGGGGGTCAGGGGTCTGAGAGGGGCGatggaggaggtggaggcagcCAAGGCCCAGGAGAGGCGGCCCAGGCTGGGGGGCAAGAAGAGCAGGGGCTGGGGGCTGCCACCCCCATCAATGCGCCCTCAAACCGGGACCCCTACCCTCCCCGCCGAGGGGGACCCCTGCCCAAGGAGTCGGCTGAGGAGGGGGACGGTGTTCCCGAGCTCCAGAGGCCCCGCAATGGCTTCCAGGCCCCCCACCAGAGacccccaggaggaggaggaggcaagaggCGGAACAGCTGCAACACCAGTGGTGGTGGGTTCAAGCACCTGGCCTTCAAGCGCCGCCGCCGGATCAACTCAGAGTGCGACCCGGTCCTCCCCTCGGAGTTCCTCCTGGGAGGCAACATCTTTGACCCCCTGAACCTCAACAGCCTCCTGGATGAGGAGGTCAACCAGGCCCTCAACGCCGAGACCCCCAAGTCATCGCCGCTGCCGGCCAAGGGAAGGGACCCTGTGGAGATTCTTATCCCCAAAGACATCACTGACCCCTTGAGCCTCAACAACGCTCAGGAGGACCC CCCCATCCTGGCCTCCCCCATCAAGAGCGGACGGAAGAGGCACCGGCACCGTGGGGCACAGAGGGGGGCCAGCGTCGACGGCGGCGGAGGGGCCAAGCCCACTGTTGCCACTTCTGCCTCTTccaccgctgctgccgccgccccCTCATGTAAGTCGTGCCAGAAGCCCTGCAACGGGGCCACCCCACAGCCGTACGAACTCAACACAGCCATCAACTGCCGGGACGAAGTGGTCTCCCCGCTGCTGCCTGCTGGCCAAAAGGAGCTTCAGCCGAGCCACCCCCAGGCCTCGGGGGGCTGCGCAACTCCCTCATGCGCCTCCGTGGCCTCTTCCACCGCCAGCACAGGGAGCCGGCATCATCGCAAGCGGCGCAGGACTTGTAGCAAATCAGAAGGGGCAGGCGCCCGGCACCCAGGGGCCACCTCCACTGTGAGCGACCAGCCTtgcaggagcagcccagagagGGGGCGCAGCGTGCCCCGGTGCCGCCACTCCCAGGCCACTTCCTCCTCGCACCAGCAGCCCCGCAGGCAGCCCCAGCACAAGTTCCAGTATGGCAACTACTGCAAGTACTACGGCTACCGCAACCCCGACTGTGAGGACATCCGGCTGCGGGTGATGAAGCCGGAGTGGTTCCAGGGCAAAGAAGTGCTGGACGTGGGGTGCAACGTGGGGCACCTCACCTTAAGCGTGGCCAAGAAGTGGGGGCCCTCCAGGATGGTCGGGATGGACATTGACGGGACCCTCATCCACTCGGCCCGCCAGAACATCCGGCACTACCTCTCTGAGGAGATGCACCTGCAGAAGCAGAAGAGCAAGGACGAGGGGGCTGCCTCCGCCGCCAGGAAGACCTTTCCGGCTTCTCTCATGGCCAGCCGGGGTCCAATCGCTGCTCCAAGGGTGCCCCAGGAGGGAGCGGATGCCACAGTCTTTCCCAACAACGTCATTTTTGTCCAG GGCAACTATGTGCTGGAGCGTGATGAGTTGCTGGAGGCTCAGAAGTCCGAGTACGATGTGATTCTCTGCCTCAGCCTGACCAAGTGGGTGCACCTCAACTGGGGCGACGAGGGCCTGAAGCGCCTCTTCAAGCGCATCTACCGCCACCTGCGCCCTGGGGGCATCCTCATCCTTGAGCCCCAGGCCTGGTCCTCCTACAAGAAGAGGAAGAATCTGACG GAAACGATATCCAGGCATTTCAACCGGATCAAGCTGAAGCCAGACCAGTTCCCCTCTTACCTGACTTCACCTGAAGTTGGTTTCTCCAGCTATGAACTGGTAGCCATGCCTAGGAACACAGCAAAAG GATTCCAGCGGCCCATCTATCTCTTCCACAAGACTCACCCGGGAGGCCACTGA